The Thermoanaerobaculia bacterium sequence AGACGTGGTGGCGCACCATGGCAAGCAGCCGCTCCTGCGGCGCGAGCGTGCGGTCGGCAGCGATCTCCGCGATCGTGCCGAGCAGCCGGCCACCGAAGCGCTCGACCATCGCCCGAACCAGCGCCTGTTTGCCCGGGAAGTGGCGGTAGATCGCCGGTTCGGTGAATCCGACCCGCTCCGCAACGCGTTTCATCGTCAGATTGGCGAGCCCGGATTCCGCGACCAGCTCCGCTGCACGGTCGAGAATCTCGGTCTGGCGCGCCGTAGGCGGATCCGAAGGGTGGATCCGGGTGAGTGAGTGAATGTTCACTAACAAAGAATCTAGACCTCTCCTCGGCGCTTGTCAAGCGGCCCGTTCCGGCGCTCTCGGCTAGACTCGCGACAAGGCAAGGGGAGAGAACCTCGATGATGCGAGCGCTGAAGGCACTCGAGAGGCTGCGTGAAGGGAACGCGCGATTCGTCGCGGATATTCGCGGCCGCGATTCGGCAACCAGCCCGGCGCGGCGGCATGAGGTCGCGGCCGGTCAGGAGCCGTTCGCGATCCTGCTCGGCTGCTCCGACTCGCGCGTGCCGGCGGAGATTGTCTTCGATCAGGGCCTGGGTGACCTCTTCGTCATCCGCGTCGCCGGCAACATCGTCGCCGCTTCCCAGGTCGGCAGCGTCGAGTTCGCGGCGGAGCGCTACGGCACGCGGCTGGTCGTCGTTCTGGGCCACTCGCAGTGCGGGGCCGTTCTCGCAACAGTCGAAGAGTTGCAGCGGCCGACCGCCAACCAATCGCGTTATCTGCGCTCGATCGTGGACCGGGTGCGGCCCTCGGTCGAGCCGCTGCTCGCGACCGGGCTGCGCGACGACCCGGAGGCGCTGGTG is a genomic window containing:
- a CDS encoding carbonic anhydrase; the encoded protein is MMRALKALERLREGNARFVADIRGRDSATSPARRHEVAAGQEPFAILLGCSDSRVPAEIVFDQGLGDLFVIRVAGNIVAASQVGSVEFAAERYGTRLVVVLGHSQCGAVLATVEELQRPTANQSRYLRSIVDRVRPSVEPLLATGLRDDPEALVKQAVRANIRVSANHLRHGSELLEQLIQKDGLLVVGAEYSLETGVVEFFDGLPRPAEEGTR